The Brevibacillus brevis genome contains a region encoding:
- a CDS encoding HesB/YadR/YfhF family protein, with protein MNMTITKAAVAWFREEWGCKEGDSIRFFVRYGGVSTVQDSFSMGIAKELPNEIGISTVEDGITFYMEKDELWYMNGRGLIVDYRPETDEVEFKLD; from the coding sequence ATGAACATGACGATCACTAAAGCAGCGGTAGCATGGTTTCGGGAAGAATGGGGATGCAAAGAAGGAGACAGCATTCGTTTTTTTGTCCGGTATGGGGGCGTTAGTACGGTTCAGGATTCATTTTCGATGGGGATTGCCAAAGAGTTGCCGAATGAAATCGGGATTTCGACAGTAGAGGATGGCATCACATTTTATATGGAAAAAGATGAGTTGTGGTATATGAATGGAAGAGGGTTGATTGTCGATTATCGGCCGGAGACTGACGAAGTAGAATTTAAGCTGGATTAA
- a CDS encoding sensor histidine kinase, whose protein sequence is MMFRKTRIRLVTLNVVVVLLLLNGLGSAVYYTMKYRLYSQVDREMTKVSQRLAVDSLPRLHRIEDDPFPYNRQERKKFNDLDRRYVLLVWDSFGRVIGTAFGDRLEPQEYAEFQHNGKADGIETKTVNGQVYRVQTVTVPKKVIVGNRIQTAYQFQLIYNLAPEQNMLDSLLYVVIIGDIISIVIAIVAGWFLARRALIPIQVSWEKQQQFIADASHELRTPLTAIMVNLERLFRHPDHTIEQESEKIMIGMQEAKRLSKLVSDLLTLARSDSNELQIMNQTLRLDEVAIKCTQVFAQLAIAREIRLETDIQQPIEMVGDQERLHQLMVILLDNALKYTNKDGRIYVACKKEGSRVSILVKDSGIGISKDDIPYLFDRFFRVDKMRSRATEGTGLGLSIAKWIVDAHHGKIQVSSEVGIGTSFLVTLPIKP, encoded by the coding sequence ATGATGTTTCGAAAAACGAGGATTCGGCTCGTAACGTTGAACGTAGTAGTGGTGCTTCTCTTGTTGAACGGGCTGGGGAGTGCCGTCTACTACACCATGAAGTACCGCCTCTATTCGCAGGTGGACCGAGAAATGACCAAAGTCAGTCAAAGGCTGGCAGTAGATTCTTTGCCCCGTCTCCATCGAATTGAAGACGACCCTTTTCCATACAACCGTCAGGAGAGGAAAAAGTTTAACGATCTGGATCGCCGATATGTTTTGCTCGTCTGGGATAGCTTTGGTCGTGTCATTGGGACCGCATTTGGTGACCGGCTGGAGCCACAGGAATATGCAGAATTCCAGCATAATGGAAAAGCAGACGGAATCGAAACGAAAACGGTGAATGGACAAGTCTATCGCGTGCAGACAGTTACTGTTCCGAAAAAGGTCATTGTAGGCAATCGGATACAGACCGCGTACCAGTTTCAACTGATTTACAATCTGGCACCTGAGCAAAACATGCTGGACAGCTTGCTGTACGTTGTCATAATCGGCGACATTATCAGTATTGTCATTGCGATCGTGGCTGGGTGGTTTTTGGCGAGAAGAGCACTAATTCCGATCCAAGTCTCGTGGGAAAAACAACAGCAGTTTATTGCCGATGCTTCCCATGAGCTGAGGACGCCGCTCACGGCCATCATGGTCAATCTGGAAAGGCTTTTCAGACACCCGGATCATACGATTGAGCAAGAAAGCGAAAAAATCATGATTGGGATGCAGGAGGCCAAACGCTTGAGCAAGCTCGTCTCCGATTTGCTCACACTGGCTCGCAGTGATTCTAACGAGCTGCAGATCATGAATCAGACGCTGCGCTTAGACGAAGTAGCGATCAAATGCACCCAGGTGTTTGCACAACTTGCCATCGCACGGGAAATTCGTCTCGAAACAGACATCCAGCAACCCATTGAGATGGTGGGGGACCAAGAACGTCTGCATCAGCTCATGGTTATCTTGCTGGACAATGCCTTGAAGTACACGAACAAGGACGGTCGGATTTATGTCGCTTGTAAAAAGGAAGGAAGTCGCGTTTCGATTCTCGTAAAAGACAGTGGGATCGGGATTTCCAAAGACGATATTCCGTATTTGTTTGATCGCTTCTTTCGAGTGGATAAAATGCGCTCTCGAGCGACAGAAGGGACAGGCTTGGGGCTTTCCATTGCCAAATGGATCGTGGATGCGCATCACGGAAAAATTCAGGTCAGCAGCGAGGTAGGTATCGGAACGAGTTTTTTGGTTACACTTCCAATAAAGCCTTAA
- a CDS encoding response regulator transcription factor: MLILAVEDEKALLQTIAGVLTDEGYQVDTAERGDDGLLLAERGIYDLLVLDIMMPGMDGLSLVRTLRAKGIITPVLFLTAKDSVESRVEGLDAGADDYLVKPFAAEELTARVRALLRRQGKQNTEGELAYGPLSLKINEYDGFVDDEPMKLTTKEYELLKYFLQNREQILTRQQIFDRVWGIDSEANYGVVDLYVHYLRKKLGAYEGFIRTIRNVGYILKKEDK, from the coding sequence ATGCTTATTCTTGCAGTGGAGGATGAAAAAGCGCTGCTTCAGACAATTGCAGGAGTCCTGACCGATGAGGGATATCAGGTGGATACGGCAGAGCGCGGAGATGACGGCTTGTTATTGGCGGAACGCGGCATCTACGATTTGTTGGTCCTGGACATTATGATGCCAGGAATGGATGGCCTTTCACTGGTGAGAACGTTGCGTGCAAAAGGTATAATAACGCCAGTTTTGTTTTTAACAGCAAAAGATAGCGTAGAGTCGAGAGTCGAGGGATTGGATGCTGGAGCAGACGATTATTTGGTCAAGCCTTTTGCGGCTGAAGAACTGACGGCGAGAGTGAGAGCCCTTTTGCGCCGACAAGGGAAACAGAATACAGAAGGCGAGCTGGCGTACGGTCCGCTATCGCTGAAGATAAATGAATATGACGGGTTTGTTGATGATGAGCCGATGAAGCTAACGACGAAGGAGTACGAGCTGCTTAAGTACTTCCTGCAAAATCGGGAGCAAATATTGACGCGCCAACAAATTTTTGACCGCGTATGGGGAATTGATTCAGAAGCGAATTATGGAGTGGTCGATTTGTATGTCCACTACCTGCGCAAGAAGCTGGGTGCTTACGAAGGCTTCATCCGAACGATCCGCAATGTGGGCTACATTTTGAAAAAGGAAGACAAATGA